One segment of bacterium DNA contains the following:
- a CDS encoding 2-oxoacid:acceptor oxidoreductase family protein → MVEIRTHGRGGQGAVIASKIIADAAFKVGKYAQSFPQFGVERRGAPVVAFTRIAEKEDELPVRSNIYEPDHLIILDPTLL, encoded by the coding sequence ATGGTTGAGATACGTACCCATGGAAGGGGTGGACAAGGAGCTGTTATAGCTTCAAAAATCATCGCTGATGCTGCCTTTAAAGTAGGTAAATATGCCCAATCCTTTCCTCAGTTTGGCGTAGAGCGAAGAGGCGCCCCGGTTGTAGCCTTTACAAGGATCGCAGAAAAAGAGGATGAACTGCCAGTTCGTTCAAATATCTATGAGCCAGATCACCTTATCATTCTCGACCCTACTCTTTTG